The nucleotide window ACGGGAACTATTTTATAATTATTTTTTTCTGCAAACTCTACACCTGTATTGAACAGTTTATCGGCAATTCCCTGTCCTCTAAGTAAAGGAGAAACGTATGTATGGTCGAAAATAAGATTATTTCCGTCTTTTTTATAAGTCATTTCGGCTATTATTTCTCCTTTTTCATCATATATATAAAATCCTTTATTTTCTATATGTTTTATTTCCATTTAGACACCTCCGATTATTTTATTTTATAAATTATATCATAAAAATCAAAATGAAAAAAGTCGACAATCAGATTTTATTTTCCTTTATTTGTATTTGTTTTTTCTTCCCATGCCGACATCGGATAATCTGATGAATTACTCCATGCCCATACTCCGTCATAGTAATAACTTTTTCCGTCTGTATTCTGATGTAATTTATCGGCATTTTTCAAATGCAAATAAGCATATTTTTTTATATATCCGCTTATTGCATTAAGATCTGTACCTATAATGCCTACAGTCATATTTTCTTTTTTCTCGTTGTTAATCATACAATACTGGAATTTTATATCCGCTCTGTATTCGCCTTTATCGTTTATTTCCTGAAACTGATGTCTTCCCACAGGTTTGTTACAGTATGAGCCTTTTTCTAAATTTTTAGGATCATTAAACTGTTTCGTACGGTCACGATCTATTACAGTATTTGCAGTATCCTTTTGAGGACTCACAGCCCCGGAACTTTTAGTTGTTGCAGTCTTTTTTACTTCGTTTGTCTGTTTTGCTTTGACATTTTCATTTGCTGTTGTTTTCGCATTATTTTGTGGTGTTGCGGCTTTATTATTTGTTGCTGTATTTACAGTTTTTTTCGGAACTGCAGCTGCTTTTTTTTCTTCCTTTTTTGCAGTAGACTGTTTTGCTGATGCAGTTGCAGCTGCAACTACATTTTCATTATTCAGTATTTTTTCTATAGTCAGTTCTTTTTCATTCGCTCCCAATAAAATCCCCGACACTAACATTAATAAGAAATACTTTTTCATACACATTCCTCCGGTAATTTTTAAATTCGTCAATAATTCTTACTTCCGCTTATAATATAGCATAATTATAAGTTATTTCCAACAGTTTTATTAATGTTTTCGAAAAACTAATTATAAGTAAAAGCTAAAAAGAACCCGCTTTAAATTAAAACGAATTCTTTTTATTTATAAATAATAACTTGAAAAGCTTATTAGTAAATAACCCTAAATCCTAATCCACCTCTTATATTTTTACCTTTTGTATCATATCCTGCATTTAGAGTTACCCCAAATCTTTGATTTTCCAATCCTAAATTCAAATCAGCCTTGAAGTTTCCTTTTCTGTCGTCTTTTTCTCCTCTTATATTAAACCAATCAGCTTTTGTGTAAGCTACTCTTGCCTTATTTTTTACATTTCCCACTTTTCCAAGTTCATTTTCATATCCTAAACCTAACGTAGTTGTAAATGTTGTTTTTACTGCCATTGGTTGTTTATATTTGAATTCGATTCCTACTTCAGGTTTTACAGAATAATAATCATTCCCTTTTACTTCGAGTCTTACTTCTCCGGCTTTTTCCTTAATTGAATCAAATCTTCCATATTCAAGTTTTAAATTTCCATACGGTCTTATGCTGAATTTTTCTCCTGTTCTGAATTCTTTACTTATTTCATTTTTAACCGCAACTCCGTATGTATTATATCCGGCTTTTGCATTAAATATCTCATCTACTACAAGATATTTTCTATGCATATCACTTCTTGCTATATAGCCTTCTCCGGATACTGTCCATTGTAAACTTCCGTTATGATCAAATGCTTTAGATTTAAACACTCCTAATTTTAACATTGTTGTTGTTTCTTTTGATCTTCCTATATCTTTGAGCTTGAATATATTTGTTACAGCTCCTGCATACCATCCACTTGAATTTCCTAATTTAATAGTTTCATCTTCATGAACATACGCTACTCCGTAGGCATTGCTTGTATAGTCTATTATTCCTGCTGTATCTGTCTTATATTCTCCTCTTGACCCGAATGCAGCTATCTTATTTGATTGTTTAGATTTATTATTCCAGTTTTTTCGTAGCCCGTTTATTTCCTTATCAAGAGTTTGTCCTGTAGAAGATACTCTCTGCTGTACATTTGCATACTGATGTCCCATCATTTCGTCAAATGCCTGTTGCAATAAAATTCTCTCGTTATTTCCAATTTTATTTAACTTGTTAAACAATGCTTTTTCTCTTGAATCCAATGCTTCCACACCGTATCTTTGCTCAAGTCCGTCTGTAAAGTTATACGTATCTCTTGTAGTTTTCTTGTCTCCTGCAAATACAGTATAAGGTATTTTTGAAAGATAAGCATTTCTTATTGTATAATCAGGTAACTGAGTTATAGTCGCCATCCATGTCAATGCT belongs to Pseudoleptotrichia goodfellowii and includes:
- a CDS encoding GNAT family N-acetyltransferase gives rise to the protein MEIKHIENKGFYIYDEKGEIIAEMTYKKDGNNLIFDHTYVSPLLRGQGIADKLFNTGVEFAEKNNYKIVPVCSYIVKKFESGKYDYIKA